TCCAGCGGCAAGCTATGTTCGAAATCAGGCTTCCCTTCGGCGACCGGCCCTTCTTTCCCTTCCGCTGCAACGAATCGAACTTCGCTCGACAGCTTTACTCCCAGATGCGCCAGTACATCGGCTAGCTTCGGTCCCCGAAATGTCAGATTCGCAATCGCGCCGTTGGTCCACTGAATGCCGTCGGCCTTCACCGTTTTCGAAAAGCGCGAGCGGCTGTTCCCCGAGCATTGCAGCACAAGCGTAACCTCGTGCTGAGGCAGCTTGGCGAGTTCTCCCACGGTGATCGTGCGATGCTGATCGACGAGCCCCGACAGCATCACGGGCCAGCGCTCGGCCATGGGGGCGGGCTCCAGCGACAAACTGTTCTCGAGCAGCTGATTATTGCGCACAAACAAAATCGATTTCGGAGTGATCGCATGCTCGCGCAGGAGCGCGATCGGCGTTTCGATTTCGCCTGTCTTGATGCTATGCACAATCAGCCGCGGATCTTTTCCCGGTATCCACTGGTCGGCTGTCGGAAGTTTCGCATCGTCGGCCAAGAGCCAAGGAGATGTTCGCGCGAGTGACAACAGTGCCAGCAACGACGACGACGTTTGGAGAAAGCTGCGGCGGCCCAGGGGTGCACTATTCAGAGATGCAGAGTTCAGTGGCGAGCGATTCATCGGCGTGTTCTCCAGCGACGATGCGAGGAACGATCGGAGCACCACCAATGTGGCGAGCTCGAAAGGGGAGGGGAACTCGCAATATCGCTAGAGGAAGTAGCGCATGCAACCGGTCGCAGGCAGGTCGCCGAAATAGCGTGCCCGATCGCACAGTTTCAGCTGCGCTACTAGTGGCGCTTAAGTGCGTTCCGCTTCACGCTCGAGTTCCGCCCGCCGAGCACGATAGCTCGCTTCAGCCTCTTGGTAGGCCGAGGCTTTACTCATGTTGTAAATCGCCATTCCAATGCCACCTATGGTGAAGATGACACCGAAGAGTGGGAAGAGCGCCACGATAGGAAACGGGCCATGCAGGCCACCTCCCATCGTGATCATTGAACCGGCCATGATCGTCCAAAATATTCCGAACGCGGTGGTCACGAAGCCTGTCACTAAGCTTCCCCCTGCGGTCGGAATATAGCGCGATCCATGCCGACCTGTGACCATATAGCTTTCGCGATCGATCATCCACTTTTGATCGAGATTGACAATCTCCTGACGAGCTTCCAGCCGCGAGAGTCGCGAGCTTTCGCGACCAGTTTCACCTAAGACAGCATAGCTGGGGCGGCTCGCTTCACCCACAAATTCCACGGCCGACGAGCCTTTGATCTCCCCCGCATCGTCGGCGATGTAATGCACCTCGGAAGCGTCACTTGCCAGCAGCTTTTGCTTAGCAGCGACGAACTCTTCGGCCGATAACGCACCAGCAGCATGCAGCGCGCTCAGTTTTTCAAGTTCGCCAACGAGGTTCATGGCAGAGACTCACTCACGACCATCGGTCGATGGCTTCAGGTCTAGTTCGCTGAGATTTTAGTTGAAACAATGCCTGAGTTATCCAGGCTTTGCATGGAAGCCTAGGGACTGGTTATTTGATCCGTTGCTGGGCAAGCCACTCCTCAGGTGCGGAAGCATTACTGAGTTCGCGGCGTCTGTCACGGTAACGTTTTTCGGCACGCTTAAAATTTCGGGCCGTGACATACCAGTAGTAAGAGCAGCCGAGCCCAGCAGCGACCGTTACCAGTCCAAAAACAAACAGTAAAGGACCGCCGGGATCACGAAGGGGTGGAAGAAACCACAAGGAAAGCATGGTCAGCCCTCCAATACCACACACGCCAATCCCCAGTATCAGGCTATCTATCACAGTCGGAACACTGCGAACGCCATGCTTACCGACGATTTGATAGCGCCGGCTTTCGACATCCCAGCATCGGTCAAGCTGAATAGTCGCTTGCCGCGACTCAATGGCCTCGACGCGCTCCTGAAGTGTTTCTAGAAGCCCCACGTCGTCCGAAATGAAATGGATGCCAGACGTGTCACTTGCCAGCAGCTTTTGCTTGGCAGCAGCGAACTCTTCGGCCGATAGCGCACCAGCAGCATGCAGCGCGCTCAGTTTTTC
This window of the Pirellula staleyi DSM 6068 genome carries:
- a CDS encoding SHOCT domain-containing protein gives rise to the protein MNLVGELEKLSALHAAGALSAEEFVAAKQKLLASDASEVHYIADDAGEIKGSSAVEFVGEASRPSYAVLGETGRESSRLSRLEARQEIVNLDQKWMIDRESYMVTGRHGSRYIPTAGGSLVTGFVTTAFGIFWTIMAGSMITMGGGLHGPFPIVALFPLFGVIFTIGGIGMAIYNMSKASAYQEAEASYRARRAELEREAERT
- a CDS encoding sulfite oxidase codes for the protein MNRSPLNSASLNSAPLGRRSFLQTSSSLLALLSLARTSPWLLADDAKLPTADQWIPGKDPRLIVHSIKTGEIETPIALLREHAITPKSILFVRNNQLLENSLSLEPAPMAERWPVMLSGLVDQHRTITVGELAKLPQHEVTLVLQCSGNSRSRFSKTVKADGIQWTNGAIANLTFRGPKLADVLAHLGVKLSSEVRFVAAEGKEGPVAEGKPDFEHSLPLEVVLERTIIALEMNGESLAIAHGGPARLITPGYYATMNVKWLSALRFEARESDNYHHVGRYRTPYVPLTPGSKFESTIENSEPNWDMKIKSLVFAPLEGEQLKAGPTTISGIAFNGGQAKIAAVEVSLDQGATWQRAQLEHAKSPYAWHTWKVAVDLKPGKQTIQSRAVDVLGHSQPLDGSIHWNPAGYVWNGVDEVSVDVT
- a CDS encoding SHOCT domain-containing protein; this translates as MNLVGELEKLSALHAAGALSAEEFAAAKQKLLASDTSGIHFISDDVGLLETLQERVEAIESRQATIQLDRCWDVESRRYQIVGKHGVRSVPTVIDSLILGIGVCGIGGLTMLSLWFLPPLRDPGGPLLFVFGLVTVAAGLGCSYYWYVTARNFKRAEKRYRDRRRELSNASAPEEWLAQQRIK